The sequence TTGAATctgtattctcttttctttagatGATGGAGTTTCTTCAGCTGATGAGCAAATTTAAGGAAATGGGCTTTGAACTGAAAGATATTAAGGAAGTTCTGCTATTACACAACAACGACCAGGACAATGCTCTGGAAGACCTCATGGCGCGGGCGGGAGCCAGCTGAGACGAGGCCCTGCCTAGGCCCTGCCAGAGCCACCCCTGCAGGAGGCCCTGAGGAGCCCccatggggaaggggaaggggcgcACTTCCGGATTTCCTTTTGGGGGTGGAAGGTCAGGTGTGGAGACTGTGCTTGCCAAGTCTCTACAAGCTTAGGTCCTGAGCTGGGGAGAGAGTGGGTAAGATTTGGGCATGCACATGCCCCCAGAACTGTCCTGGCTCCTTCCATATTAAAAGTATTTGTATCCTGAGAAGTGTCCTTCCCGCCTTGGCCCTCCAGATTGACTTCTCTGGTCTTTTTGGGATCTGTATGGCTTCAGCCAAAACCTGGCCCAGCTGCCAAAaggagctggggaggaggaggtggtggggccAGACTCAGTGCTGCTTCGGGGCTAGATGTTCCCTCGTCCGCAAGAGTGGGCTGACCTCTAATCCAGGTTGAGTGCAATTGAAAGGTTCTTCCAGGGtttgtttccttccctttttaaCAATGTCACTTACTGTGACACTGGTTCTGCAATGTCTCTGAGGTGCAGAGAATGCCCTTTACCCCCTGGGGCCCTGAGTTTGCCTTTTCTGCCAGGCACTTACCACACTTCCCTGCCCCAGCCTGTTTCTTTTGGCCTGGTTTGGACTACAATCTTCTGCTACCCAGGATTTTAGAGTCCCCTACTCTAGGAAGCAGTTGTCAGTTTAAGGAATCATTGGTCCCTTCCCAGCACATCAAGCGGGGAGAAAGCAGGCCATGATTTAGTCCCCCAGCACTAACTCCACCTCAGTTCTCCCTGGAGAACAgcctctccctccagcccctgctctAGGACGACACAACAGATAACACCTAGTCATAGAAATCAGTCTCTTTGGTTTGTTTTGTATTATGTTGTACatcattaaagatctaaacacaaaggatatacagtcttgatgaatCTAAAGTAATTTGCTAACTATTTTGATTCTTCAGAGAGTACTACTAATAAAAATCTAAAAGGTATATCCTGTTGTGATGATTTCTTTATTGCCAAGGAATGTTTCACTGCAGGGTGGAGGTTAGTGAGTGGTAAGCAGATTTACTGGGGATGGAACAGAGGCTAACCATTTTCTGTCATTTCACTACTTTCTTCCAACTCTTAGACCTGTGGAACCCAGGAGTTGGCCCTACGGTCTGCCCTGGTTTTTGGTTTGCAAAGGCAGGCCTAGACACAAAGGTCTGTTTAAACCTGACCTAGCTCGGTCTCTGGGTTAAGGACATAGACATGTGCCTTCTTGCAAGACTGACTGTGGAGGTGAGACAGGCTGGGCCTTCGGGAGACGCACTCAGAGGTGAGGAGTGAGTCCCTGGTCCTGTGAGCAGCATCAGGCGTGTCTCTGTGTTCCACAGGTGGGACGGGGATTCAGACTGCTTCACTAGCGCTCAGTGGGGCTGTTGCACTCAATGGCACTAGATTTATCCCTAGCTTCTTGTCCTTAGTTGTAATACTCTCTCCCCCACAGTCCTCCTTGTGCTCTTGGCTTGGATGGGTCTCTAATTTTTGTAGTGATGACGTGAGGATACAGAACCTTTGGGCTGGGAAGCAGCAAGCTGGAAAGAGGCCGCCCTCTGGTGGTCAGATGAGGCATGGCCATTGTCTCAGAAAGCCAGTTAGTCCCTCCTCTGgcctttaaaattaattaaacccttcttttaaaatttggagaAGTTATCCTTTAACTTCTACAAGAGAACAAAATTTCATATCAAAATGGGTGTCAGGGCCAAGGCTTTGACATGTGAATCTCAACTTGATCCAAGCTGGCCTTGGTAAGTGATGGACTACCTGGTATTTCTTATCTTAAGCTGCTTTCTGCTAAAAAGATACACAGTGAACAGCTCACATGAAggggtgcatgtatgtgtgtaaaaCTGCTGTAGAGTCTCACTGGCCAGAGCACTTAGTGCCGAGGTACGGTGGGTGAGGACTCACAGACAGGACTTAGGAATGTGATGCAGGCATATGGTCTCAGcaaaaggcagagactggaaaAGAATGCAGTGATGCGAGTGCCCTCTTCCGTCTAAATACTGTgttgcagggagggaggggaactGGGAGCATAAGACCTGTCCCACATCTGCTCCTGTTAAAGACATCCAGTTAAGGtttattcattttacattttcaaaagctAACCTAAAGCCCCAAATCAATCTCCCAAGGGCTGGTGGGGCAGATctcacccagcccccaccccactaGCACCAGCGTTTTAGTTTTTGACCaagtcctggaggaaggcacagaatCCAGCTGATAAAACCTCTAGGCTCAGCATGTTATCTCCCCTAGCTTGTGACCTCCAACCTGCAGGTTACCGCTGACCATCCCCCCATCCTCAGGTCCCCAAATTCAGAAACATCTACAGGGTTATTAGACCCAACTGTTGTTTCCACAAAGGGTCAGTAACGCAAATcctcaatcccaaagaaaagggaGAGACCTATTAGAAGTTcttcaggctcatctgtccttccTTGCAGAAGCCCCTGTGCTCGGAACTGGACAGATGCTCGGCTCTGAGAGAGGAGCTGGGACCCAGCCCAGGCCATGAGTGGTGAGGGAGGGACCACCATGGCAGGACAAGGCAGTGGGTGCTGAGATCTGCAGGGGGACCTGGTGGAGGCCCCTCCAGCTCTTGAGAGCCCAGCCACCCCCGTACCAACTCTAAGACACCGCTGTCCTCTCGGGGCCTGCAGCTGGCTTGTGGCAGGCCAGGTATAGCTGTAGCTGGCTCCTCAGACTCTGGATGCACTTGGACTTCAGAACCATGATTTCATCTAGCTGGATCACAAAACCTTCAAAATCCTGAGAAAGGAAACGAAGGTCAAAGGGAGCTTTTGCTGTTACTGGCCCTCTGTCATATCTGCTTTTCTAATCCCTTCCCTTGCAGGAGGATTTCAGAGCCCAGGGCCCTTCCTCCAGTTGGAAAACCTGCAGGGAGAGTCACCATGGCATAGGGTGGGCCCACTTCTTTAGAGAGGTATTTGCAGGGCAAAAGGGTGGTTTTGTAGAAGTACCTCTGGTCTGCATAAGGCAAGTCACTGTTACCATCACAGGGAGGGGCCTCCAACGAGCCACTAGGAAGGCAGAATGGCAAGAAGAGAGGCTGGAAACACTGGCCTGGGAATGGGGAGTGTCACGCCATCTCCCACCTGTCCTTGTGCCCCTCAAGCCAGCTCAGAGGAGTGGCAAGAGAAGGCCCAAAGCCTCAACAAAGCTATAGTGTGGCAGCAGACCCTTTCTGCACATACTGCAGGAAACAGGGATGACTATCAAActaggtggacttccctggtgggtcgggacaatcccctggagaaggacatggcaactcaactccagtattcttacctggagaatcccagggacagaggagccttgtgggcaatagtccatgggttgcagaagagtcagacatgacttagtgactaaacaacgtcAAACTAGCTGCAGGCTAAGTCCCAACAGCCCTGGAGGGTCCAGCCAAGACCACTTACGGTAGCAGCCAGCTGGCTCATCAGGGTCTCCTCCTTGAAGCCCAGCTCAGCCATTTCATCCAGCTGTTCCCGGTGTGCTTGGATGACCACCTGCCTGGGGACCAGAGGGGATGCTGTCAGCCTTGGGCCTCCCATCTCATGGGCAGCTTTCTGGAACTGAGCCTCATTTCTAGGCCAGGAGCTGCTTTCCAAAGAGGTCGAGGCTTTGATGGGAACGAGCTCCCCAccatctcctgcctctccacCGTTCCTTTCAGGGCTTGTCAGGGACTAGGGCGACACCCTGAAGTACTGGGAAGACAGTGGCTTTGGGAGCTGCCCCCTGCCAGGGCCTCCTGGGTTCACTGAGAGACAGggctggctgctgctgctcctccgCAGGCGCTGCTCACAGCTTCCCTGCACGGAAGCTAAAGGCTGTGCCGCTGCAGCCGGCACGTGGCCCAGGTAGAGCCTGCCACCTGGCCTGTGGGCCTGTCTCCTCTCTGTGGGGAGTTCAGGGACCAGAGCAAGGGGGTCTGGGCTAGAAGCTGGAGGACCTGCCTTCTGTCAGACCCCCCTGATGGGTAGAGACCACACAACAGCATGACTGACCCCTGGCTATAGGTGAGCTCCTCCCCTGGACATCCCTGCATGCCCCTCTCTTTGCCCAAGGCCCAGGCCGAGCCCCAGTGAGCAGGCAGGCAGCTGGCCCAGGGAATCGGGAGCCAGAGTGGAGGGCTGCGGCCTCACAGAGAAGCATCTGTTGCCGCCCTGCCCTCCTGTGCCTCTAGCCCTCGACACCCCCCGCCCCTCCTTTCACATCCTCCAAGGCGGTCTCATTCTGCAGCACCATCCAGCCTCCTCGGGGAAAGCACAGTCAGCAGCCCCTGTTTCCTACCTCTGCCGTCCTGGAAGGTGCCTAGAGCTGTGCCTCTGGGGGCAcacggctgctgctgctgtgtcctGGAGCAGCACCGCAGGAATACATACCCACCAGAACGAGGAGGATTCGCATCTCACCTCGGGCCTCAGGCTTGGTCACGGGGTCAggtcctcccttctctccctcacaTCCAGCTTTCCCAGGCTGAGGGCCCACCCACCCTGGCAGGCCTGCTCCAATACATTTTACTCCTACTGCTCATGTCAGATGCATCTAGGCAGGCTCCCTTGAAAAGGTGGACAATCAGCCTGTCTCTGAGCCAACCATAGCTATTCCCAGAACAGACAGAACAATAAGCTGGGGTGGGAGTAGGGATGCCAAGGGGCCCAAGTCTAGGTAGGAGAGTCCAACTTACTGTGCCTGCCCCAGGGCAGGCTGACGGAGTGTCCTGGTGGTCTTGGGAGAGCAGCTGGCCACCAGGGGAGAGCCTGGCCTTGCTAAGGGCCTTGGGATTGGCCTATGTTTGAGCCATGCAATGTCCTCATTGTAGCAAGACAGTGTGATGGGGTCTGCGGAGAAACCCAGTTCCGGCCAACTGGGCCCCGTCAGCTGCTTTctctcctgggccctgggctggTCAGCCACATCACTCCTTCCTGCTCGGGGGGTGAGTGTAGGCCCAGCGTGAGGTCCTCCAGGATGAAAGGTGAGGAAGGGCTTTCCCAGGAAACCCTGGGAGCCATCCAGCTCTGTCTCAACATTGGCATCACAGTGCCCCCGGGAGAAGAGTGCGGGAGAAGAGTCTCTCCTCTGGCAGGCCTCCCCCGGGTCAGCCTCCCCGTCGGGCAGCTCGTCAGGCGGGTGCTGACGGATGGGTGATGGGGACAGGGCTGGAAGACTGCCCCCAGGCTTGTTGTCGGGGGGAGATGAGGAGAGCCACAGGTGCTCGGCTGCTGAAGACGTTGGCGGGACTGCCTCAGGATCACCCGATGACACTGTGTGGCCCACTGCTGGCCCCTCTGTGTCTGCTGCCACGAGACCACGCACAGTTCCATCCTGGGCCGGCTGCTCCCAGGAAGGAGGGCCCGCATCATCCAGGCTCTCCAGGAGGGACACGGTGAGCGGAGCCATCAGTCCGGAAGCACACTCAGAGCTCGTGCCTAATTCACCTTTAGAGTCTTCTCCTTGGAAAGGGTTACTGTCTTTCATTGTTCTGGTCTCCAGAGTTGGGCTGTCTTCACTGACTTCTCTCAGGGGTGTGCTCACTGTGTCTCTCTGGTCTGGGGACCCAGGAACTGCAATGTGGGATAGTGAGCAAGCGAAACCATCTTCCTCCAGGGATGGCAAGCTGCCCTCGGCCTGCCCAGGAACCTCACTTCTGAAGGCTTCCTGTCTGAGGTCAAAAGCAGGGCCGCCACCTCTTCCCCGACCATATACAGAGTCTACCTGTGAGCAGTAAGGCTTCCCTGCCAGGTCTTCTCTGGGAGGAGGCCCTGAGAGGTCTGAGTCCTCCTCTCTGCTCCAGTCCAAGGGCACCTGACCTGGGCTGCGGCCGTGATCGAGTGCTATCCTTCTGTGGCCTGCGGGGTCCCTGGAGTAGACCCAGCTTCCAGTTACACCCTCCCTGTCACCATCTGGGCTGAAAAACAGACTCTGCTGCCTCTCAGCCACCCGCTCCTCAGGACCTTGCTCCCTCTGATGAAGGAAGAACGAGCCTTCACTGCTCTCCGGGCTCTTTCCCTGCTCTCTGGGCCTTTGACAGGAGACGTGTGAAAAAGAATCTTCACTGAAGTCGCTGTCATCAGGGTCCTCCGCCTGGGGGACTTGGGCTCCATCATGACTCTCAGCACGATGAGGGTGGAAGGGAGAAGGGATGTCACTCTGGAGCTGCCCCTCTGGGGGCCGGGACCGGCATAAAAACCTTTCCAGGGGTTGGTACTGTAACTTCTGCTGGAGGAGAGGTGGCTGCTGGAACTGCTGGTGATAAAAGCGCAAATGCTCCTCCCGCTCCTTCTGACGAGCAGGGATGTTGCTGGTCCAAGCTTCAGAGGCAGGCCGGCTGGGTGTGCCCTCCTTGCTGCCCTGACCATACTCCGCTAAGCGGTGGGCGCTGCCAAAGGAGAGCTCGCCTCGTGACACAAGCTGCTTCTGCACTGGCTGCACAGTCTGCACTTTCTTGCAGCGGGAGGGTGGCTTACCACGGACCAGGTCCCCTCCTGGGCCTGGCGCCCTGCTTCCCCAGCCTAGGGTGGTTTTGTTGCCAACTGGGTTTTTCTCAGAGCATAATGCAGCTGATTCTTCTGCCCTTTTTATGGCTACATGTCCAGACGGCACACTTCCTTTGCTAGAGCTAGTCTGAATGACCCACTCTCGGGGAGGACTCCCTCGAGAGCCACCCTCTTTGCCAGGAACCTTAGGTACAGAAGCAAAAGGGATATTGGCTGGGTGACTAGCCAGAGGATGGGCCTTCCCTCTCGTGGAACCAGATGGCACTGTGAACGGCTGCTGAAGCCCCAGCTTGACTTTTTTGGGAGAACATTTGTCCCCTGGCAGGGCCACAGGAGAGCTCTGAATTCGTTTTGGAGAAGAGTTAGAAGAGTTTCCAGATGTTCGATTTCGACTGTTAGCTGGAGTACAACATTTAATgcctttctttagttctttgaccctGTAAATGACCATTTTATGTTAATGTACATTCCTGTAATTCCCTTCCCATAgctttcagagaaaacaaaaaccaaagaaaagtATTACAAGAACTGggaattatttttttatctgggagagaataaaggaaagaataaaggggATATTCTATTTCAATATGAAATACGTCACTTTACTTGAACAAAGATCAGTGTCTTCTCTGAGGAtgttagcatgcacacactattCCATGATCAGGAGAGTGTTTGAAATACCACAGATGCATGTGAGGGACAGGCCAGAGGAGCTGGTTTCAGAACTTATGTCCACGCAGGGCCCATACCACACTTCCTGAAGATCAGCCCACTCAGGAGCCATGTGTCTACTCCTCACCTACTATTCCATAATCAGAACCTTCTCTTCCTGCAAACCACCTCCTTTTAGGCTTCTCTGAGAAAATGAGTTCCCTCCAACCTGCTGGGCACTTCAAGAAGCACAAGCTCTCAGAAATAAGTCGGCTTGTGCTAATTCCATGGAGGTAGAAACAACCTGTCTGTTCCCAGGGTTTTCAACTTTAGCACCAGTGGTGTTTGGGGTCAgacaattctttgttgtggggagcTGTCTTGTGCCTGTGGAATGTTTAGCAACTTCCTTGGCTTCTACCCACGATCACAGCAGCCTTTGTTCTCTGTCACAACAATCAAAattgtctccagacattgtcaaaCATCCTCTGGGAGGCAAAAATCAGCCCCTAGATAGAGAAATAAGAGAACCATGCTCTATTCTACAAGGGAATTTTAGAGAACATGGAAAAATCCAGAATTAAGTCTGCTAGGATTGAGTTGCCAAGATCAGAGTCTCTCACTCTGTGAtacctaaaacaaaataaaagcagtgGAAGAATTTGGATTTACAAGGAGACATCAAGTAAAATGTGACTCTCCAGTGGTGTGCTTGTAGATTCTGTGTTGAAATCCCTTATGGAGGGAGTTGTACTTTTGCCGGGGAGCTCTCAGAAAATGTCTTTTCCATTGTTTTGGTTTTAATCCACTTAGAAGTAGCCAAATGACCCCCTGGCCATTTCTGAAAACCAAGATAATAAACCTGACACTGAGACCTGACTTCCTTTTAGGTCTGAGAAGCAAGGAAGCAGGTAACATAGTAAGCAGAGAGACAAAGTCATGACTGAAGTCAAATTTCTCAGATACGCAGACAACAcccccttacagcagaaagtgaagaactaaagagcctcctgatgaaagtgaaagaggagagtgaaaaagttggcttacagctcaacattcagaaaactaagatcatggcatccagtcccatcacttcatggcaaatagatggagaaacagtggaaacagtggctggctttatttttttgggctccaaaatcactgcagatggtgactgcagccatgaaattgaaaggcgcttactctttggaaggaaagttatgaccaacctaggcagcatattaaaaagcagagacattactttgctaacaaaggtccgtctagtcaaggctatggtttttccagtagtcatgtatggatgtgagagttgaacatccaaagaaagctgagcacagaattgatgcttttgaactgtggtgttggagaagactcttgagagtcccttggactgcaaggagatccaaccaagtccatcctaaaggagatcagtcctgggtgttcattggaaggactgatgttgaagctgaaactccaatactttggccaccggatgagaagaactcactcatttgaaaagaccctgatgctgggaaagattgagggcaggaggagaaggggacgacagaggatgaaatggttggatggcatcaccgactccatggacatgagtttgggtaaagtctgggagttggtgatggacagggaggcctggtgtgctgcggttcacggggtcgcaaagagtcggacatgattgagcgactgaactgaactgaaaatcatgtTGCGTTCTTGGGCCTTTGCTGAGGTGTTGCAGCAGGACATACAAACAAGGAATGAGTTGAGAGTTGCCACAGCAAGTCTAGATGGTTCCACATTACCTCCTGTTATAAAACTGagctcttttaattttgttaaaagagAAACACCAAAGTTTCTTCCTAGGAGTCATAGAAGTAATTCTAGAAATCTGAGGGTGTCAGAAGAAATCTTACAGGTAATTTGGTCACTGATGCTAAGTACTTCCAGTGTACTCTACCTTTTACCAAAATCACTCTTGTTACTGAGCTCTTTTCTGATAAACTTGTTAGGGGTCCAGCTAGAACTTTATTTTTGTACTATTTACTAACATTGTTTTAGTAtgtgaagagagaaaaattttaaatcagaggAAAATTTCAAATAAGCAATAAAATCATTCTCAGCTTGTGTGTGTACAGATTGTTACCTACAATTAATTTAAGCACATAAAACAAATGACTTTCATACTTACTTTCAATAATTTTTCAGACTGCTTTGAATGAAAGATTATTTCTATTATactttttctactcttttttttaaaggaactacagcctcatttattatttgtaaatcttgagctagtctccatttaccatttgatttctttatacccaaaacAGAAGTATTGCATGGACTGTTAACAGGGAACTAATAGGCCCTGTTCCTCTAAAttttcaatgatgggttttaaccctgccttaacctcaggtttcagtggatactgcttcttatgtgggaataagtgcgggtctttgagcttgacaaccacaggaatagcattttgtgcttgaCCCACAGATTTTTCATCATCCCATACTCTAGGATTTAtattttgttcaactaaagggagagaaagggagggctccatattcatggaaacagaggcatggaccttgctcagtatatccctccccaaaaggggtgagggtgattctggcacAATCAGGAACtcatgtgaaaatagcacagaatcccagttgcaagataaagaataattgaaataataacttttggctcgtccagacagtcccattacagaAGGGGattgggaagaaagtgggccaggggcttcagtaagcatggagtaagttgccccagtatctaaaaggaaattgatggATTGGCTTCCCACAGTTATCAatacccggggttcctcaggtgtaattaggacgggagcttgtgtggggacccccgggcaccttcagtcctggtTGTCTTGAGAGTCCGACCCCTGAAGCCtgcgcctctgggggcagtctctcctccagtgtggtcctttgcagaccagacatggagccgggggcggcttagatgcctgagggcaatatcgcttgaggtgcccctccgttccacagcaatagcaagcccatcccttttcacctgggtccttCTGGGCATTtctctcaggctgtttaagaatggttttcatagccattgcaAAGGCTTCtgcctgttcctttgtctttctctgcctttctttcttttcctcatattcccttccataatagactgtctgagccactttttctagtttttaacaaaaattactttaaataatttCTCAACTGTACTCAATACATCCCCCCTGAGAAAGGGTTACTTTCATCTTCCTTTACTGAAGCGCTGAGAGGAATGTTTTATTCTCTGCTCCTAATGATGTTCTCACTTCAAGCACTTGTTATGTCTGTGATGCAGGGAGGGATTTATGAAACAAGACTGACCTAGGGTTAGTAACTGTTGAAGCAGGGTAATGGACACATGGGGGGAAGGAACTTGAAGCCATACTGGTTTGGGGGAAACAATTTTGGATCATCCCATGTCTTCTAGCTTATCTCAGTCTTCACTTATCTTCTAGCAGGGCTAGGAGGCTGGCATTAAGGAGGCCATGCAATTAGGAATCCTCCTTGAGGAAACTTATTTAGCAAACCTATTATAGGTGTacttcattttattgcattttgctTTGTGGAGAgggcatttgctttttttttttttttaaacaaactgaagGTTCATAGCAACTCTGCATAGAGCAAgtctatcagtgccatttttccaacaagattatttttaaattaaggtacgtacattgttttttaaaaacataatgctACTGCACACGTGATAAACTACacagtatagtgtaaatataatttttacatgcactgggaaatGAACCTAGGACTTCAGTACAATTTATCACAGTGGTCTGAGCCAAAGTTGCAGTATTTCCACAGTAtacctgtattcttgtctggaaaattccatggacaggaacttggtgggctatagtccagggaccacaaagaatcagacatgactgagcatatgcCTATAATATTACTATTGTTGAAGTTAATATATAATCAGCGTTCACTCTGTGCCAGGTGTGGCCCTAAGCCCTTCATACACGTCATCTCACTGAATCCAAGTAACTGTTACATGAGGTAGGTGCTATCATTATCCGTGTTCACATTAAGGGAACTGGTGCCCAGAGAAGTTGAAAACTAGCCCAGGATCACTCAGCCAGCTAGTGGAGAGGCAGGGTACTGGCCCAGATAGTTTCACTCTAGAGTCCATTCTAGTAGCCACTTTGTAAATGGTCTCTCCTATTGAAATGAGATGAGATAAAATACACAGAGAACATCACTGAAGCCCTGACGCCCAGGGCGAGCTCCTCCTTTCATTCACAAATATTAATAACACACCTACTAGGTACCAAGTACTGTCTGGGCAGGATAGAGACAGTGGAGAAAAAGATAAGGTTCCTGTTCTCATGGAACTTAAATAATAGCTTATCTTTCCTTCCCAGTGAGTTTCATAAAATGCCATGTATACAAAAGATTCTTCAACAGTAATTTTAAGAATACCAGGTTCCCCTCAAGTAGTCTGTTAACTTTGGAGACAGCTTCTGAGAGACCAAGAGGAGGTGTTGTACGGTAGGACCAGGCAGCAAAGCAGCCGGAGGAAAGGATGGTAATGAGAGCACTGTCAAACGTAGGAGACACATGACCCCAGGGTAAGAGATGGGAGGGGCCCTGGCAGATACCAAAGTCACTAGAGCCCTGACCTGGCAGTCAGAGGTACTAGTTCTGCCACCAACTCCCAATGAGCCCTTTTAAGGTCCCTGCtcttttctgggcctcagtttctccttccaTAAAACAAGGTTGATCTCTTCTGGACTTACATAGCTCTGAGTACTTCTGCCTTAACAAATAATAGGTACTCTATCCCTAACAATTAGGGCTGAGGCTGGCAGGAAGAAAACCTCATGAAGCCTTCCACTCTGGAAAAATAATTCATCTCCGGCTAGCTATTTAAGATTCACTGATGGAGTTGTCTCCTGAACAAGGGAACATGTCACCTTCCTCGTCATGTTCACACTTATGACAGGGCCTACCAAGACACATTCTTCACATGACCAGTTGCACATTCCCCTGGCAGTAGAATTATTATCCCAAGAACAGGTTTGGGGAGCTCAAGGTCAGATCCTTGTGTATGCATCtctcacaaacatacacacacaccgccccccgCTACTCTGACACCTGAGGGCACTCACCGGTCAGCATAGCGCAAAGTATTCAGAGTGTGTTCAGTGGCCACATGGCTTGGTGAGATGTTGGCGATCATGCAGGTTTTGGCATTGCCAATGAAAGAGTCCTTCAGCACCTGTTCAAAACAGAAGGCAGGTCAGTGAAATCAGCCAACAGAGGGCATACTGACTACATACTGTGTTCAGGACACTGGGCCATACTCATACCTACCACCTTCTACAGAAAggcaattcacaaaagaagaaacacaaatgatcaatcaacaaacaaaacagaTACTCACTGCACCactaatcaaagaaatgcagacaaagcattttacaaaattaaaatttgtggggacttccctggtggggggtccactggatcccacatgctgcaactaagggtttgcatgctgcaactcagaGTTCATTACctcaactaagatccagtgcagtcaagtaataaataaattaaaaaattaaaatttgggggCCTATAAGATGAAGAAAGACTCACACGAACCTGCTCTGGTGAGGGTCTAGGGAAAGGGTGCTCCTGTACATTGCTATGCTG comes from Cervus canadensis isolate Bull #8, Minnesota chromosome 30, ASM1932006v1, whole genome shotgun sequence and encodes:
- the KIF24 gene encoding kinesin-like protein KIF24 isoform X2 — encoded protein: MTSWLYECLCEAELAQYYPHFTALGLQKIDELANVTMKDYSKLGVHDMNDRKRLFQLIKIIKIMQEEDKAVSSPDYRLQTSSLCVKPQKSRSGPRRQLHFDSPADNKDRTTSNNQFELCDLSDFSAGEQKSNYIKVLEHMLPDDSQYRIQTGILNATAADSYIQKEAKTSPFSSNHFSPVQGDCDSSVIQRVSYVSGYNYGIPHSYIRSQSFRTLRNSLTNLKLPVGESSLPEEHSLWIPQIRQNTSEKENPWTEMEKIRVCVRKRPLGMREVRRGEINIITVKDKETLLVHEKKEAVDLTQYILQHVFYFDEIFDEACTNQDIYMKTTHPLIQHIFNGGSATCFSYGQTGAGKTYTMIGTHQNPGLYALAARDIFRQLEVSQPRRHLFVWISFYEIYCGQLYDLLNRRKRLFAREDSKHVVQIVGLRELQVDSVELLLEVILKGSKERSTRATGVNADSSRSHAIIQIQIKDSAKRTFGRISFIDLAGSERAADARDSDRQTKMEGAEINQSLLALKECIRALDQEHTHTPFRQSKLTQVLKDSFIGNAKTCMIANISPSHVATEHTLNTLRYADRVKELKKGIKCCTPANSRNRTSGNSSNSSPKRIQSSPVALPGDKCSPKKVKLGLQQPFTVPSGSTRGKAHPLASHPANIPFASVPKVPGKEGGSRGSPPREWVIQTSSSKGSVPSGHVAIKRAEESAALCSEKNPVGNKTTLGWGSRAPGPGGDLVRGKPPSRCKKVQTVQPVQKQLVSRGELSFGSAHRLAEYGQGSKEGTPSRPASEAWTSNIPARQKEREEHLRFYHQQFQQPPLLQQKLQYQPLERFLCRSRPPEGQLQSDIPSPFHPHRAESHDGAQVPQAEDPDDSDFSEDSFSHVSCQRPREQGKSPESSEGSFFLHQREQGPEERVAERQQSLFFSPDGDREGVTGSWVYSRDPAGHRRIALDHGRSPGQVPLDWSREEDSDLSGPPPREDLAGKPYCSQVDSVYGRGRGGGPAFDLRQEAFRSEVPGQAEGSLPSLEEDGFACSLSHIAVPGSPDQRDTVSTPLREVSEDSPTLETRTMKDSNPFQGEDSKGELGTSSECASGLMAPLTVSLLESLDDAGPPSWEQPAQDGTVRGLVAADTEGPAVGHTVSSGDPEAVPPTSSAAEHLWLSSSPPDNKPGGSLPALSPSPIRQHPPDELPDGEADPGEACQRRDSSPALFSRGHCDANVETELDGSQGFLGKPFLTFHPGGPHAGPTLTPRAGRSDVADQPRAQERKQLTGPSWPELGFSADPITLSCYNEDIAWLKHRPIPRPLARPGSPLVASCSPKTTRTLRQPALGQAQQVVIQAHREQLDEMAELGFKEETLMSQLAATDFEGFVIQLDEIMVLKSKCIQSLRSQLQLYLACHKPAAGPERTAVS